The DNA sequence TCAAATCGTGCTCTTTGCGCGTGCGCAAATAGTCGAGCAGCTCATCGATGACCAAGAGCAACCCCTGATCCGGATAACGCGTCTCAAACGCCCCCATCATGGCGTGAAAGGCGTCTTTGTTGTTACGTACTTCCTCCTCCGGCGGAAAGGTGAAGTCGACGCCCAGTTTAGCCAGACCCGCTTCCAATTCACCGACGACAAAATTGCGCAAAGACATCGTCGTCGAGCCGATTTCCGTGCGGATTACCCGGAACTTGCCGCCAATTTCCAGGGCCTTTTCGCGCACGGCAGGATGGCGGATCTTTTCCGCCAGCTCCCCATGCTCGGCAACCGCGGAAACGACAGACATCAGGTGGGATTTCCCCGTCCCGTAATTGCCGACGACGAGCAATCCCTTGTTGTCCGCGGGACGTTCGAATTGCAGCTGCTCAAAGACCACCTCCGTCAACCGCTCGGCCATTCCGTCCGAAATCACGTAGGTGGTAACCAGTTTTTCGGCGTAGTCGACTGCATCTGCCTCGATAAGTTGAACAACAGATTCGATCGGTTCAAATTGGACCAGATCGCGATACTTCATCTGACCGGGCGACACCGGATATGGAAATCGATGCGCCCTTCCCTCCCTTTCTTTCTCTGTTTGTTATGTAGCTGACCAGAAGAGTTGGAGCCATTTTTTCGATTTCGGGAGTTGTTGACGGGTCGCGTTACAACAGGATCGATTTCAGCATGGATAACGACGACCACTCCGCCTCGCTCTATCCCAAACAGTGGGGTGGTAGACTGTTACAGATTCCCGGAGCAAACACATCCCGGCTTTTGTCACTGCTGCTCCAACCACCAGTTTCCCGCCCGACGCCGCAAGGGGTTTGGTTTCAGCCTCACACCTTACCGCCGACGGAAATGAGATGCGCGTGGAAGTTTGTATACCGCCGGTACTCCGGGTGATCCGGCTCGGCGTATACGAGAACCTCTCCCTCCAGTCGTCCTGCCCACGATGCGACCAACAACCGATGGCGACTTTCATTTTCCAGGAGCAGCAGCGGATCCAACTGAAGTTCCGGAGCGAACAACATCTCCAGATTGTCGAGGAAGACCGTCCCGGACGCTGTATCGGCAATCATATGCCTTACGATCCGCCCGACTTCGTACGGGTGGCGAGAACGCGGCACTTCGTGCAACCGTGCGCTCACACGCAAATTGATATTGAGTAATGGTGCCGCCAAAATTTTTGCCGCCGCCCGCAACAAAGCCGTTTTTCCGGAACCGCTCGGGCCGACGACAAGGATCAGACGGTGTCGACGAACCCCCGTTTGCATCTGTCGGACGGCTTCCATAAGCGCTTGGAACGCTGTTCGATCGACAGTGGCATCACTCAAGACACTTGCCCCCAGTCGGTAAACGTGATCGATGAACTAAAAGTGCAAATAACAGGATAAGATCTGTCTGAACGGTACGGTTCATGGCCTGATTGAGAAATGGTGATTTTTCAAGGTTTATCGTAACTGATCCACAAGACAACATAATGTCCCAAACACATATTCGCTGGTCGGCTGTTCGTGGGGTCGGTTGGCACTTCGGAAAGGGTTGGCCACCACCGCCGTCGTCCCTCGGCCGTCATCGTTGGATCTGGTGAATTTGCGCAATGGTCCGTCGATTCGCCGGACCTTTCTCCGGCTCATTCGAATTCGGAAATCCCTGGCCTTCAGAAAACTTCCATATAAACTTTGCGATAAGGGGTGGCATGATTCCTTCCAAACGAGAATTTGTCGAAAGAAGTAATACTATTGTATCAAAAATAGGGGACAGGGGAAGTAATTTGTAACCGCTGGTATCCCTGTTTGGGTGCCGGCGATTCGATCATAAAACATGTTCGCGACAACTGTGTGTCACGAACATATATTTGGTGATCTGTACCCACCCAACGCAATTCCGTCAATTGCGAAATTGCCTCCGCGCAGCATCCCATCCGGATTTTCCTGTATTTGGAATAAATAGAAATTGTCGTCGACCTCCGAGGGTTTTTGCCCTATCGGAGGTCGACGACACAATCAACGCCTCCCCTGTATGGGTGGCATTTGCGGCTCAAAGCGGGTGAGTATCAAGCTGCCAAAATATAGGCATCACCGATTCCCGCATCCTTCACTTGCTTCAGGCGGGCTTCCGCTTCCGCCTTGGAGTAGTAGGCTCCGGCCTGCACGCGGTACCAGGTCTCTCCCGAGATCGTCACCTGCACGATCACGGAGGAAATCCCCTTGCTGGACAGATAGTTTTTGCGGTTCTCGGCGTTCTGACGATCCTTAAAGGCTCCTGCGATCACTTTGTAAAGGACCTTTTTGGAAAGGGAAAGGGCTTTGGCGATTCCTTCCCCGATGGCATTGGAGAGATCGGTGATGAACGTCGAGTTGTTCAGAAGGCTCAGATCGTTGGAGTGATCGATGAACAAGTTTTCC is a window from the Planifilum fimeticola genome containing:
- the brxF gene encoding BREX-3 system P-loop-containing protein BrxF; translation: MSDATVDRTAFQALMEAVRQMQTGVRRHRLILVVGPSGSGKTALLRAAAKILAAPLLNINLRVSARLHEVPRSRHPYEVGRIVRHMIADTASGTVFLDNLEMLFAPELQLDPLLLLENESRHRLLVASWAGRLEGEVLVYAEPDHPEYRRYTNFHAHLISVGGKV